In the genome of Olsenella profusa DSM 13989, one region contains:
- a CDS encoding BglG family transcription antiterminator — MADALFHLVVYVRTHPGVSQQELASHFKVSTRTIRSRVRRLNESLAGIASVDLSPKAGYFVHVIDSEALSSWAIRRAQLYGASITSAKRARRMVTDLLSRNDCVTLDSLAQILYVSRATVSADLRLVERMLAVHDLKLERKSHRGIRVTGPEPNRRAALATIVVDTFQASEAKLSQPDEEEQDGPHGAAEARGDENAIVSVLGDEAISSAPFIAECLDRVFTTEGISISSIIYQNLLVHISIAVMRMREGSYVPMEASNLNRIKRSDEYVLARAISQAIEQAFHLEFPEEETAYITIHLAGKKVLAEFSDDSSPLSIPDKVWNVVDDMLSLINQTFHVDFSDDLELHMNLARHVGPLAVRLQYHLGGNNPLLADTKRRFPLAWAMALESSSVLLEAYREKLSDDETGFIALLFALALERRHTHHSKKNVLIVCSTGIGSARLLELRIRQRFGESIAVVRHCNVAGIDKVDFRDIDYVFTTVPIGRPLPVPVREVRTFLAPGDFEDLERLLSSRGSIASASGAFDQALFFPHLAFSQKEDVLDFLCARMAERVPVDDDFHDLVLRREDLAVTSFGNGVAMPHPMRPTSHDVHVCVGILDAPILWDGFGHMVQAVFLISLPREGEGTGALFSVLAELFVSEDDMGRLITDQTWQTLSVLLGQHGIDVHANWVTKTGERG; from the coding sequence ATGGCAGATGCGCTCTTTCATCTGGTGGTCTATGTGCGCACGCACCCTGGCGTGAGCCAGCAGGAGCTTGCCAGCCATTTCAAGGTGAGCACCCGCACCATTCGGAGTCGTGTGCGCCGCCTGAACGAGTCGCTTGCGGGCATTGCGAGCGTCGACCTTTCACCCAAGGCGGGCTACTTCGTTCATGTGATTGACAGCGAGGCACTCTCCTCATGGGCGATCAGGCGTGCGCAGCTCTACGGTGCCTCCATCACAAGCGCCAAGCGAGCGCGGCGCATGGTGACAGACTTGCTCTCACGCAACGACTGTGTGACGCTCGACAGCCTCGCTCAGATTCTCTATGTGTCCCGCGCCACGGTTTCGGCGGATCTGAGGCTTGTCGAGCGCATGCTCGCCGTCCATGACCTCAAGCTGGAACGCAAGAGCCATCGGGGCATCCGCGTGACGGGGCCCGAACCCAACCGTCGGGCTGCCCTCGCCACCATCGTAGTTGATACATTCCAGGCGTCTGAGGCAAAGCTCTCGCAGCCCGACGAAGAGGAACAGGACGGGCCGCATGGTGCGGCAGAGGCCCGCGGCGACGAGAACGCCATCGTGTCCGTCCTGGGTGACGAGGCAATCTCGTCAGCACCATTCATTGCAGAATGCCTGGACAGGGTCTTTACGACCGAAGGCATCTCCATCAGCTCCATCATTTACCAGAACCTGCTTGTGCATATCTCCATAGCCGTCATGCGCATGCGCGAGGGTAGCTACGTGCCCATGGAGGCGAGTAACCTCAACCGCATCAAACGGAGTGATGAGTACGTGCTTGCCAGGGCCATCTCGCAGGCCATCGAGCAGGCGTTTCATCTGGAGTTTCCGGAGGAGGAGACCGCCTACATCACCATTCACCTTGCGGGCAAGAAGGTGCTCGCAGAGTTTTCCGATGACAGCTCTCCGCTCTCCATTCCGGACAAGGTCTGGAACGTCGTGGATGACATGCTGTCCCTCATCAACCAGACCTTTCATGTGGACTTCTCCGATGACCTGGAGCTGCACATGAACTTGGCGCGCCATGTCGGGCCCCTCGCCGTGCGCCTCCAATACCACCTGGGCGGGAACAACCCACTGCTGGCGGACACCAAACGGCGCTTTCCCCTCGCATGGGCCATGGCGCTTGAGTCATCCTCGGTGCTCCTTGAGGCATATAGGGAGAAGCTCAGCGATGACGAGACGGGCTTTATCGCCCTGCTCTTTGCGTTGGCCCTCGAACGGCGTCATACCCATCATTCCAAGAAGAACGTTCTGATTGTGTGCTCCACCGGCATCGGCAGCGCCCGCCTCCTGGAGCTGAGGATACGTCAGCGCTTTGGCGAGAGCATCGCTGTGGTGCGCCATTGCAATGTGGCGGGTATTGACAAGGTGGACTTCCGAGACATCGACTACGTCTTTACCACGGTGCCCATCGGCCGCCCGCTTCCCGTTCCCGTGCGCGAGGTGCGCACCTTCCTCGCCCCCGGAGACTTCGAGGATCTCGAGCGACTGTTGAGTTCCAGAGGTTCCATCGCGTCCGCCTCGGGAGCCTTCGATCAGGCGCTCTTCTTCCCCCATCTGGCCTTTTCCCAGAAGGAGGACGTCCTTGACTTCCTTTGTGCCCGTATGGCAGAGCGCGTACCGGTGGACGATGACTTCCATGACCTCGTGCTGAGGCGCGAGGATCTTGCGGTGACGTCCTTTGGCAATGGCGTTGCCATGCCCCATCCCATGAGGCCGACCTCCCATGACGTCCACGTGTGCGTCGGCATCCTCGACGCGCCCATCCTCTGGGACGGCTTTGGACATATGGTTCAGGCCGTCTTTCTCATTTCTCTTCCCCGTGAGGGGGAGGGGACGGGCGCCCTGTTTAGCGTCCTTGCCGAGCTCTTCGTGAGCGAGGACGACATGGGCCGGCTCATCACGGATCAGACCTGGCAGACCCTCTCCGTGTTGCTTGGGCAGCACGGCATCGATGTGCATGCGAATTGGGTCACGAAGACGGGAGAGAGGGGGTGA
- a CDS encoding PTS sugar transporter subunit IIB, which translates to MKVLLVCAGGMSTSILMKKLEKYAASKGIDFEVAAVGLSAYKDKWQDYDVLLMGPQVGYQKDDVTKSVSIPVGVIPPADYGIGNCEHIFAQLDKLLGK; encoded by the coding sequence ATGAAGGTGTTGCTTGTGTGCGCTGGCGGGATGTCCACCAGCATTCTCATGAAGAAGCTTGAGAAGTATGCTGCCTCGAAGGGCATTGACTTCGAGGTCGCCGCCGTGGGCCTCAGTGCCTACAAGGACAAGTGGCAGGACTATGACGTTCTGCTCATGGGTCCACAAGTGGGCTACCAGAAGGATGACGTTACCAAGAGCGTCTCCATTCCCGTGGGAGTCATTCCTCCTGCCGATTATGGCATCGGCAACTGCGAGCATATCTTTGCACAGCTTGACAAGCTCCTCGGCAAGTAA
- a CDS encoding PTS lactose/cellobiose transporter subunit IIA codes for MSDEEVTGMDYEDSESVMTSFQIIATAGDARSNAFQALKAAKQGDYQMADELMAKFNEGSVESHNQQTALLTKEAQGDHTPVDVLLVHAQNHLMTSMLAGELIQELIDLHKELDELKTQVSAQAAAQDQ; via the coding sequence ATGTCAGACGAAGAGGTGACGGGAATGGACTATGAGGACTCGGAGAGTGTGATGACCTCGTTCCAGATCATCGCAACGGCGGGTGATGCCCGCAGCAATGCGTTCCAGGCACTGAAGGCGGCCAAGCAGGGGGACTACCAAATGGCTGACGAACTCATGGCCAAGTTCAACGAGGGATCCGTCGAATCGCACAATCAGCAGACCGCGCTGCTGACCAAGGAGGCGCAAGGTGACCATACGCCCGTTGACGTTCTGCTCGTGCACGCACAGAACCATCTGATGACCTCGATGCTCGCCGGTGAGCTCATCCAGGAACTCATCGATCTCCACAAGGAGCTTGACGAGCTCAAGACACAGGTCTCTGCACAAGCCGCGGCACAAGACCAGTAG